The following proteins come from a genomic window of Pichia kudriavzevii chromosome 1, complete sequence:
- a CDS encoding uncharacterized protein (PKUD0A09880; Pfam Domains: MFS_1(6.8e-10)): MVVSGFNPSDSHLVTSFYYISVLLGFTAFYFWELNVDQPVIPVKMLHNQTVLASSLNCFFTSINMFSSLFYLPFYWSSVKNVSPLDCGYRSISGSVVASFTSIFAGWLIKKTAKYKTLHYISAITIVLGSFLLYSSTRYDGAIKDSLISLPLRYGASADITTIIVAMISSVPQSQQSLVTSISYGFRSTGSTIGVSLSSAILQSTLRKSLTGNFRNLENTLLPPGWSLEMLSKAKQVALENPSYAFTEGLPETVKDAIVSSYDSAGHSIFLFLIATAICSAVCIHYTEENELEEKT; this comes from the coding sequence ATGGTTGTCAGTGGATTCAATCCTTCCGATTCGCATCTAGTGACCAGCTTCTACTACATCTCCGTGCTATTGGGATTTACTGCCTTTTATTTCTGGGAGCTCAATGTGGACCAACCAGTCATACCTGTCAAGATGCTACACAATCAAACAGTTCTGGCGAGCTCTTTGAACTGCTTCTTCACCTCCATCAATATGTTTTCATCGCTGTTTTATTTACCCTTTTATTGGTCAAGTGTAAAAAATGTGTCTCCCTTGGATTGTGGTTACAGATCTATATCTGGCTCGGTTGTGGCATCCTTCACATCAATTTTCGCAGGCTGGCTCATCAAGAAAACCGCCAAATATAAGACATTACACTACATATCGGCAATCACTATTGTGTTGGGAAGCTTCCTCTTGTACTCCTCTACCAGGTACGACGGTGCAATCAAGGATAGCTTGATTTCTCTACCCCTAAGGTACGGTGCATCGGCAGACATTACAACCATTATAGTTGCCATGATCAGTTCTGTTCCTCAATCACAACAGTCGTTAGTCACTTCCATCTCCTACGGATTCCGGTCGACCGGCTCGACCATCGGTGTTTCCCTATCGAGTGCTATTCTGCAGAGTACCTTGAGGAAGTCACTTACGGGAAACTTTAGAAACCTGGAAAACACCCTTCTACCTCCTGGATGGAGCTTGGAGATGTTGTCAAAGGCCAAACAGGTGGCTTTAGAAAACCCTAGCTATGCATTCACCGAGGGATTACCCGAAACAGTCAAAGATGCCATTGTTTCTTCCTATGACAGTGCCGGTCATAGtatctttctctttctaaTAGCCACTGCGATCTGTAGTGCTGTTTGTATCCACTATACAGAAGAAAACGAGCTAGAGGAGAAGACATGA
- a CDS encoding uncharacterized protein (PKUD0A09890; similar to Saccharomyces cerevisiae YGL048C (RPT6); ancestral locus Anc_4.57), translating into MLPLRRTPRPASKTLIVKNSPDNEIAKTNCVAVSHQDFPDGSYVIIDGKFVFTVKNTPKIMPGAIGLSGNQRFWGSWSTDQDVSVSHYDLFAENGSKGGYLGTINVEINFWNKNRANNIQYDSDEMMKVFIAKFESQVLQPTQILLFEFKGNYFEVIVKSTIVVNLGEVSTDGIPASTNIMSKGMVVQTTIVNFYKGSDGLVNLKASSTRPNADAIIRPDFKFEDLGIGGLDKEFTAIFRRAFASRIFPPGVIEKMGMTHIKGMLLYGPPGTGKTLIARQIGKMLNAKEPKIVNGPEILSKYVGSSEENIRNLFKDAEDEYKKKGDASALHIIIFDELDSVFKQRGSRGDGTGVADNVVNQLLAKMDGVDQLNNILVIGMTNRRDLIDSALLRPGRFEVQVEIHLPDEEGRLQILKIKTKKMKENNVLGKDVDLQKLAELTKNFSGAELEGLIKSAGSFSLNKHIKVGTLGQLNGDFSNIVVDMQCFINALEEVKPAFGVHEEDLHDCVKGGIINFSPRINQIIKRVERDIEQLRLSTDFNFSSLLLFGPAGSGKTALACQMALTSNFPFIRLLSAKDMVGMSETAKVQHLDNVFRDAYKSPLNLLVVDDIEALIDYVPIGPRFSSVVLRALMTRLTSNPPDGRRLIVIGTTSNYRLMKDLQMLNCFNDEICVNNVTSINEICAVVDKAGFFRNNDESEISKGDDEIVKRIHSSLMAIFPENNVNIPIKKILFMGDTSKFAKNPEEEFVDLIVEYCRNNI; encoded by the coding sequence ATGTTACCGTTGCGTAGAACACCTAGACCTGCATCTAAAACACTCATAGTTAAGAATTCTCCAGATAATGAAATAGCAAAGACCAATTGTGTTGCTGTGTCACACCAAGATTTCCCTGATGGATCATATGTTATAATTGATGGGAAATTTGTATTTACTGTCAAAAACACCCCCAAAATCATGCCAGGGGCTATTGGGCTGAGTGGTAATCAAAGGTTCTGGGGGTCATGGTCAACGGACCAAGATGTGAGTGTTTCACACTACGACCTTTTTGCAGAAAATGGCAGTAAAGGAGGTTATTTAGGTACCatcaatgttgaaatcaacttctGGAATAAAAATAGGGCTAATAACATCCAATATGATTCAGATGAAATGATGAAGGTTTTCATTGCAAAATTTGAATCGCAAGTTTTGCAGCCTACTCAGATCCTcttatttgaatttaaaGGTAACTATTTCGAAGTTATAGTTAAATCTACAATTGTTGTTAATCTAGGTGAAGTGTCCACAGATGGGATTCCTGCATCTACTAACATCATGTCTAAGGGTATGGTTGTGCAAACTACCATTGTTAACTTTTATAAAGGTTCTGATGGGTTGGTGAATTTAAAGGCGTCTTCAACAAGGCCAAATGCCGATGCAATCATTAGACCTGattttaaatttgaagatttgggAATTGGAGGTTTAGATAAAGAATTCACTGCTATTTTCAGAAGAGCATTTGCATCAAGAATCTTCCCACCAGGTGTTATTGAGAAAATGGGCATGACGCACATCAAAGGTATGTTACTCTACGGTCCCCCTGGTACTGGTAAAACCTTGATTGCTAGACAAATCGGTAAGATGCTTAATGCAAAGGAACCAAAAATTGTCAACGGACCTGAAATTTTGTCCAAGTATGTCGGTTCATCTGAAGAGAACATTCGTAATTTGTTCAAGGATGCAGAGGATGAATACAAGAAAAAGGGTGATGCGTCTGCTCTACATATTATCATCtttgatgaattggattccgttttcaaacaaagaGGTTCAAGAGGCGATGGAACTGGTGTTGCGGATAATGTTGTCAATCAGTTGTTGGCTAAGATGGATGGTGTCGATCAATTAAATAATATATTGGTCATTGGTATGACTAATAGAAGAGATTTAATTGACAGTGCCCTACTGAGACCTGGTAGATTTGAGgttcaagttgaaattCATTTACctgatgaagaaggtagattgcaaattttgaaaatcaagaccaagaaaatgaaggaaaacaatGTGCTAGGCAAGGATGTTGATTTGCAAAAATTAGCCGAATTAACCAAAAACTTCTCCGGTGCTGAGCTCGAAGGTTTAATCAAATCTGCCGGTTCTTTCTCATTGAACAAGCATATTAAAGTCGGTACATTGGGACAATTGAATGGTGATTTCAGcaatattgttgttgatatgCAATGCTTCATTAATGCATTGGAAGAAGTCAAACCTGCCTTTGGTGTCCATGAGGAAGATTTGCATGATTGTGTTAAAGGTGGTATCATTAACTTTTCACCAAGAATTaaccaaatcatcaagaGAGTTGAACGTgatattgaacaacttAGATTATCCAcagatttcaatttttcgTCACTGCTATTATTTGGACCAGCGGGTTCGGGTAAAACTGCCTTAGCTTGCCAAATGGCTTTAACTTCAAATTTCCCCTTCATAAGATTGTTAAGTGCTAAAGATATGGTAGGTATGTCTGAAACAGCAAAAGTTCAACATTTGGATAATGTCTTTCGTGATGCATACAAGTCGCCACTCAATTTACTAGTggttgatgatattgaagCCTTGATTGACTATGTTCCAATTGGACCAAGATTCTCATCAGTTGTTTTGCGTGCATTAATGACAAGATTGACCTCTAACCCGCCTGATGGTAGAAGGTTAATCGTCATTGGCACAACTTCCAATTATAGGTTAATGAAGGACTTGCAAATGCTCAACTGTTTCAATGATGAGATCTGTGTTAACAATGTGACATCGATAAATGAGATATGTGCTGTTGTTGACAAAGCGGGATTCTTCCGCAATAATGACGAGTCGGAGATCTCTAaaggtgatgatgaaattgtcaaGCGTATACATTCAAGCTTAATGGCTATTTTTCCGGAAAATAACGTTAATATCCCAATTAAGAAGATCTTATTCATGGGTGATACTTCCAAGTTTGCAAAGAATCCCGAAGAAGAGTTTGTTGATCtaattgttgaatattGCAGAAATAATATATAA
- a CDS encoding uncharacterized protein (PKUD0A09900; similar to Saccharomyces cerevisiae YGL049C (TIF4632) and YGR162W (TIF4631); ancestral locus Anc_4.56), translating into MSAEQNNLPAVSAENAESHLPQHPQTQNLNYNGNSNNINYNNNNNYPRGQYRSNYRNNKPHNPNYRNHAAVPIAPYGQPMYYPPQANFAPVPIVEKPLISPAKKHVPIVIKTKDGAPVTFKSHKKTPSVSASTSTQTSASSATAIPELAKAEASNESTETPTPVQNDPALTSAPVETAESIAAAADRKAKAAFQLQFLAQLKARKKGAASAHPGEESSELPKSEEPAEQKQVEPVKEPETSVPESKEDAKPVETTSIEESKPVETTINEEKTETSKLTVEVQQEEPQVASDDAPEKLEEDVPEQKQESEQEPEQEQVQGQEKEQSVEKDPEASADAAPALTPVEADEDNTPTMSHFLETIKNATPISDPYKFSYSDSVQAPNPAAASSKVIRYDPPFLMQFAKLEFKRDDQWKADFLTKIYIPEREKSSKGKDSRSRSNGPLRGINLRNDFEGRANSRTGSKRRNRDGNREKSRRGDKDGSRRSRGGRGEKSEKNEEKPQIKLAPEDVKPLEKTANRWVPKFQSSAAKEVKYAPDGVTVLYDDEDLEKKIRSSLNKLSLEKFDPITDELIQLANQSKWETDAKALTTTVRLTFAKATDEPHWSAMYARFCSKLVTTVDPEIYSENYPIPNADGENKYYKGTNLAYRLLVSRCQTEYEKGWSTDLPVNEDGTPIEPELMSDEYYELAAQKRRGLGLVRFIGELYRLNLIKSNVIISCIRMLTNDKTEDGEVKENYLPQEDTLETLNQFLLTVGQKLEIEVPPCVEYAFGCIKTYIENPAIGSRIKYKFLDLIDLRKARWATADSKLAGPKTISQIHAEFNQKQQSSDRERSNRGGRSKSSNWGNDKISANDISRVGSIRKSGDSVSALRRGVPSSSAMNNDFTTVSNQRSRSVRGNAQAPPLSRSASTTSNVGSADQEPRQQSNSFAALMDDDDHSEEEEEHQPQLQRNETVEENEKAAEAAE; encoded by the coding sequence ATGTCTGCTGAACAAAATAACTTGCCGGCAGTGTCAGCTGAAAATGCCGAAAGTCACCTTCCGCAGCATcctcaaactcaaaatttAAACTACAATGGTAATAGCAATAATATCaattacaacaacaacaacaattaTCCAAGAGGACAATACCGTTCCAACTACCGTAATAACAAACCACATAATCCAAACTACAGAAACCACGCGGCAGTTCCAATCGCCCCATACGGACAACCAATGTACTATCCACCACAAGCAAACTTTGCCCCAGTTCCAATCGTGGAAAAACCATTAATCTCACCTGCAAAGAAACACGTTCCAATTGTTATAAAAACTAAGGATGGTGCTCCAGTAACATTCAAATCGCATAAGAAAACTCCTTCTGTTTCTGCATCTACTTCTACACAAACATCAGCATCTTCAGCGACTGCCATCCCTGAATTGGCAAAAGCCGAGGCGAGTAACGAATCTACAGAAACTCCAACACCAGTACAAAATGATCCAGCCCTAACTTCAGCACCTGTTGAGACAGCAGAGTCTATTGCTGCAGCTGCAGATAGAAAGGCAAAAGCAGCATTCCAATTGCAATTTCTAGCTCAATTAAAGGCCAGGAAGAAAGGTGCTGCTTCAGCCCACCCTGGAGAAGAGTCATCCGAATTGCCAAAGTCGGAAGAACCAGCTGAACAGAAGCAAGTCGAACCAGTTAAAGAACCAGAAACCAGTGTCCCTGAGAGTAAGGAAGATGCAAAACCAGTAGAGACTACAAGTATAGAGGAATCAAAGCCAGTAGAAACTACAAttaatgaggaaaaaacagaaacttCTAAATTAACCGTGGAGGTACAACAGGAAGAACCTCAAGTTGCCTCTGATGATGCCCCAGAGAAACTTGAAGAGGATGTTCCAGAACAGAAACAAGAATCAGAGCAAGAACCAGAGCAAGAACAAGTACAAGgacaagaaaaagaacaaagTGTCGAAAAAGATCCTGAAGCATCAGCAGATGCAGCACCAGCACTAACTCCTGTCGAAGCCGATGAAGACAACACCCCAACAATGTCACACTTTTTGgaaacaatcaaaaacGCTACACCAATTTCAGATCCTTACAAATTTTCATATTCTGATTCTGTCCAAGCTCCTAATCCTGCTGCTGCTTCATCTAAGGTTATAAGGTATGATCCACCGTTCTTGATGCAATTTGCTAAATTAGAATTCAAGAGGGATGATCAATGGAAAGCTGATTTCCTCACCAAAATTTACATTCCGGAACGTGAAAAGTCGTCTAAAGGAAAAGATAGCCGATCTCGTTCTAATGGCCCACTAAGAGGCATCAACTTGAGAAATGACTTTGAAGGTAGAGCTAATTCTAGAACAGGTTCTAAGAGAAGAAATCGTGATGGTAATCGTGAAAAGAGCAGAAGGGGAGATAAAGATGGCTCAAGAAGATCTAGGGGTGGCAGAGGTGAAAAGTCagagaaaaatgaagagaaacCTCAAATTAAGCTGGCACCTGAAGATGTTAAACCACTTGAAAAGACAGCTAATAGATGGGTTCCAAAGTTCCAAAGTTCGGCCGCAAAAGAAGTCAAATATGCACCAGATGGTGTTACTGTTTtatatgatgatgaagactTAGAAAAGAAGATCAGATCCTCATTAAACAAATTATCCTTGGAAAAGTTTGATCCGATTACTGACGAGTTGATTCAATTAGCTAACCAATCTAAATGGGAAACGGATGCTAAGGCATTAACGACTACAGTAAGGTTAACTTTTGCAAAGGCAACTGATGAACCTCACTGGTCTGCAATGTATGCCAGATTCTGTTCTAAGTTGGTTACAACAGTTGATCCAGAGATTTATTCCGAAAACTACCCAATCCCTAACGCTGATGGAGAAAACAAGTATTATAAAGGTACCAATTTGGCTTATAGGTTGTTAGTTTCTAGATGTCAAACTGAATATGAGAAAGGTTGGTCTACAGATTTACCTGTCAATGAAGATGGTACTCCAATTGAACCTGAATTGATGTCTGATGAATATTACGAATTAGCAGCTCAAAAGAGAAGAGGTTTAGGTTTGGTCAGATTTATTGGTGAATTGTACAGATTGAATTTAATCAAATCTAACGTCATTATTTCTTGTATTAGAATGCTTACAAATGATAAGACAGAAGACGGAGAAGTTAAAGAAAACTATTTGCCACAAGAAGATACTTTGGAAACATTGAATCAGTTCTTACTAACTGTTGGTCAAAAACTAGAAATCGAAGTTCCTCCTTGTGTAGAATACGCATTTGGTTGTATCAAGACTTACATTGAGAATCCAGCAATTGGATCGCGTATCAAGTACAAATTCTTAGATTTGATTGACCTAAGAAAGGCAAGATGGGCAACCGCAGATTCCAAACTAGCGGGTCCAAAAAccatttctcaaattcacGCTGAGTTTAACCAAAAGCAGCAATCAAGTGATCGTGAACGTAGCAATAGAGGCGGACGCTCTAAATCTTCAAACTGGGGCAATGACAAAATTTCAGCCAATGATATTTCAAGGGTTGGTTCTATCAGAAAGAGTGGTGACAGTGTCAGTGCATTACGTAGGGGTGtaccatcttcttctgcaatGAATAACGATTTTACCACCGtttcaaaccaaagaagTAGATCTGTCAGAGGTAACGCACAAGCTCCTCCGCTATCCAGATCTGCTTCCACTACCTCCAACGTAGGCTCCGCTGATCAAGAACCAAGACAACAGAGTAACAGTTTTGCTGCGTTGatggatgatgatgaccattctgaagaagaagaagagcaTCAACCACAACTACAACGCAACGAAACAGTAGAAGAGAATGAGAAAGCAGCAGAAGCAGCAGAATAA
- a CDS encoding uncharacterized protein (PKUD0A09910; Pfam Domains: AAA(3.5e-88)|AAA_5(1.3e-07)|AAA_3(9.7e-06)), translating into MASATAITATPVTHKSGISSFFNQKIQDYEIQLAAKTQNLRRLEAQRNTLNSKVRALKDELKLLQEPGSYVGELIKVMGKKKALVKVHPEGKYISNISPDVDIKKLTPSVRVCLKSDSYELHKILPSKVDPLVSLMMVEKVPDSTYDMVGGLDKQIKEIKEVIELPVKHPELFESLGIAQPKGVILYGPPGTGKTLLARAVAHHTDCKFIRVSGSELVQKYIGEGSRMVRELFMMAREHAPSIIFMDEIDSIGSSRSEGSGGGGDSEVQRTMLELLNQLDGFESSKDIKIIMATNRLDILDPALLRPGRIDRKIEFPPPTVNARTDILRIHSRSMNLTRGIDLKKIAEKMNGCSGAEIKGVCTEAGMYALRERRIHVTQEDFELAVAKVMNKNEEGAVSVAKLFK; encoded by the coding sequence ATGGCATCTGCAACTGCAATTACAGCAACACCTGTCACCCACAAAAGTGGAATTAGCTCGTTCTTCaatcaaaagattcagGATTATGAAATTCAGCTGGCAGCAAAGACACAGAATTTGAGAAGATTAGAAGCTCAAAGAAACACACTCAATTCTAAAGTGAGAGCTTTGAAGGATGAGCTAAAGTTATTGCAAGAGCCGGGCTCTTATGTTGGTGAACTCATCAAGGTGATGGGCAAGAAGAAAGCTTTGGTTAAGGTTCACCCTGAGGGCAAATATATATCCAATATAAGTCCTGATGTTgatataaagaaattgactCCATCTGTGAGAGTTTGTCTTAAATCCGACTCTTATGAACTACATAAGATATTACCAAGTAAAGTTGATCCATTGgtttcattgatgatgGTGGAGAAAGTACCCGATTCTACTTATGACATGGTTGGTGGATTGgacaaacaaatcaaagaaattaagGAAGTTATCGAACTACCTGTCAAACATCCGGAATTGTTCGAGTCTCTAGGTATAGCTCAACCAAAGGGTGTCATCCTTTACGGGCCACCAGGTACAGGTAAAACATTGTTAGCTAGAGCTGTTGCACATCATACCGATTGTAAATTTATCAGAGTTTCTGGTTCAGAATTGGTTCAGAAGTATATTGGTGAAGGTAGTAGGATGGTTAGAGAATTGTTTATGATGGCACGTGAACACGCACCTTCTATTATCTTTATGGACGAAATTGATTCTATTGGTTCTTCTCGTTCTGAGGGTTCAGGTGGTGGAGGGGATTCAGAAGTGCAAAGAACAATGCTAGAATTGTTGAACCAATTAGACGGTTTTGAGTCATCTAAAGATATAAAGATCATTATGGCAACCAATAGATTGGATATCTTGGACCCAGCCTTGTTAAGACCAGGTAGAATTGATCGTAAAATCGAGTTCCCTCCTCCAACTGTGAATGCAAGAACAGATATCTTGAGAATCCATTCCAGATCTATGAACCTTACTAGAGGTATtgacttgaagaaaattgcTGAGAAAATGAACGGATGTTCTGGTGCTGAAATCAAAGGTGTTTGTACAGAAGCTGGTATGTATGCTCTTAGGGAGAGAAGAATACACGTGACACAAGAGGATTTTGAACTTGCCGTTGCCAAGGTGATGAACAAGAACGAGGAAGGCGCAGTTTCTGTTGCCAAGTTGTTCAAGTAA
- a CDS encoding uncharacterized protein (PKUD0A09870; similar to Saccharomyces cerevisiae YBR261C (TAE1); ancestral locus Anc_1.341), protein MVLFELQLLETTLELTLMPAKSTVSIGDSVQDIDAQINYDDAISYWSDVPPTVDGVLGGFGEQTSVPKADIVGSSTFMRKLKTRWSAEEGKEKYGIELGAGIGRVTRDFLHKICDKVDLLEPVEPFVERMRVELGPLKEQGKIGEIYDIPLQDWKAEKGRYALIWCQWCIGHLPDSAFLQWLDECRNGLQEDGLLVLKENNTNDDDDIFDPEDSSKTRSDKNFRRLFKQGGWKLIATDLQKGVPRELYPIRMYALKPLNK, encoded by the coding sequence ATGGTTCTTTTTGaacttcaacttttggAGACCACATTAGAATTGACACTTATGCCGGCAAAGAGTACAGTTTCCATTGGAGACAGTGTCCAAGACATTGATGCGCAAATCAACTACGACGATGCCATCAGTTACTGGAGTGATGTGCCGCCTACAGTGGATGGTGTATTGGGAGGATTTGGGGAACAAACATCGGTTCCCAAGGCAGACATTGTGGGATCATCGACGTTTAtgaggaagttgaagacCCGGTGGTCAGCGGAGGAGGGGAAGGAGAAGTACGGGATAGAGCTAGGGGCGGGTATTGGTCGAGTGACAAGGGATTTCTTGCATAAGATTTGCGACAAGGTGGATCTCCTTGAGCCCGTGGAGCCATTTGTTGAGAGAATGAGAGTCGAGCTTGGTCCCCTGAAAGAGCAGGGCAAGATTGGTGAGATATATGACATTCCCCTGCAGGATTGGAAGGCGGAGAAGGGGAGGTATGCATTAATCTGGTGTCAATGGTGTATTGGACACCTACCAGATAGTGCGTTTCTTCAATGGCTTGACGAATGCAGAAACGGGTTACAGGAGGATGGTTTACTTGTTCTCAAGGAGAACAACACCAACGACGACGACGATATCTTTGACCCAGAAGATAGCTCCAAGACCAGGTCAGACAAAAACTTCCGTCGTTTATTCAAACAAGGAGGCTGGAAACTAATTGCAACAGATCTTCAGAAAGGTGTCCCTAGGGAGCTGTATCCCATCAGAATGTACGCCCTCAAGCCATTGAACAAGTAG
- a CDS encoding uncharacterized protein (PKUD0A09920; similar to Saccharomyces cerevisiae YJL053W (PEP8); ancestral locus Anc_1.329) — protein MSFIFKSPLDIEIQLDSEDSREVVEINSPKGRKERLLVYKDGETVKGTVVVRTRDNKRVEHAGVRVQLLGTIETQQDGNLNSDDFLSFAQELAAPGELKNTESFNFEFKNVEKMYESYRGINARLKYYLKVTITRKSADVIKERELWVYQYVQPGVLTTNSKSRKVMADRNKKDLPSSADSNEKAISTVKMDVGIENCLHIEFEYSKNKYPLKGVIVGRIYFLLVRLKIKHMELSLIRRETVGSGTHQSSESTTVVRFEIMDGAPVKGETIPIRLFLGGFDLVPTYRDVNKKFSTRTFLSLVLIDEDARRYFKQSEIVLYRDE, from the coding sequence ATGTCATTCATTTTTAAGTCGCCACTTGATATTGAGATTCAACTTGATTCCGAAGACTCTCGTGaggttgttgaaatcaactCCCCAAAGGGACGCAAGGAGAGGTTGCTTGTATACAAAGATGGCGAAACAGTGAAGGGAACCGTTGTGGTTCGTACAAGAGACAACAAACGAGTTGAACATGCCGGAGTGCGTGTGCAGTTGCTAGGTACAATAGAAACACAACAAGACGGCAACTTGAACagtgatgattttttaAGTTTTGCACAAGAATTGGCAGCTCCAGGTGAACTAAAGAACACAGAATCGTTTAATTTTGAGTTTAAAAACGTTGAGAAAATGTATGAAAGCTATAGAGGTATTAATGCCAGGCTTAAGTACTACTTGAAAGTTACAATTACCAGAAAAAGTGCAGATGTTATCAAGGAGAGAGAATTGTGGGTTTATCAGTATGTCCAACCAGGTGTACTTACAACAAATTCCAAATCCCGTAAGGTGATGGCTGACCGAAATAAGAAGGATTTGCCATCCTCTGCAGATAGCAACGAAAAGGCTATATCGACGGTGAAGATGGATGTCGGTATTGAAAACTGTCTAcatattgaatttgaatattccaAAAACAAGTATCCATTGAAGGGTGTCATAGTCGGCCGGATTTATTTCCTATTGGTGAGACTCAAAATAAAGCATATGGAATTGAGTTTAATCCGTAGAGAGACCGTTGGAAGTGGCACGCATCAATCAAGTGAAAGTACAACTGTTGtaagatttgaaattatgGATGGTGCACCGGTAAAGGGTGAGACTATCCCTATACGGTTGTTTCTCGGTGGCTTTGATCTTGTTCCAACTTATAGAGACGTCAACAAGAAATTCAGCACCCGTACGTTCTTAAGTTTGGTCCTTATAGATGAAGATGCGAGAAgatatttcaaacaaagTGAAATTGTGCTATATAGAGATGAATAA